A segment of the Chryseobacterium scophthalmum genome:
TGCTTGGGGATTTGAAGAAGAGATCTTTTCTCACCAGGGAAATATTTATGATATTATCAACGAAACGGCTGAAGAATTAGGGTTAAAAGCTAAAGCAACCAACATTCACAGCAGCGATATTTTTTACAGAAAAGATCCTGCCACACCGGCAATTGCTACAAAATACAATTGTCCTGCAGTAGAAATGGAAGCTTTCGGATTGTTTGCCAATGCAAAACATTTAGGTAAAAATGCAGCGACTATTCTTACAGTTTCTGATATAATTCCGACCAAAGAATTTATTTCTGCTGACGAAAGAGAAAAAGCTTTGAAACCAATGATTGAATTGGCTTTAGAAGCAGCTTTGAAAGTGATTTAATAAAAATCAATTGATAAATAAAAAGAGCTTTACTTAATTAGTAGAGCTCTTTTTTTATATTCTGAAAAAATTTCTGGCGACTTCTGTAGTTTCATCGGCAACTTCAGAAATACTTGTTTTTTTGAGATGCGCGATAGTCTGTGCTACATAAGGCAAAAACGAAGGTTCGTTTCTGCGGTTTTGCATTCTCGGCATATTTTTCGGAAGCATAAAAGGTGCATCGGTTTCAATCATCATTCTGTCGAGTGGAACATATTTGATGACTTCTTCCAAATGTTTAAATCTGTTCGTATCACTTATTGCTCCGGTAAATCCTAAATAAAATCCTTTATCCAGATAAGTTTTCGCCTCTTCTAAAGTTCCAGTAAAACAATGAACAACTGCTTTTGGAAGTTTTGATAAATATTCGTCTGTGATTTCGTTGAATCTTTTGAAAGCTGCTCTTTCATGGAGAAAAAGAGGTTTATTAATTTCAATTGATAATTCTAGTTGAGCGCGATAACATTTTTCCTGAATGGGTCTTGGTGAAAAATCTCTGTCAAAATCCAGTCCACATTCTCCAACTGAAACTACATGATCTTGTTTCAATAATTTTCTTAATTCATTAATACTTTCATTGTTGAAAGATTTTGCATCGTGAGGATGAATTCCTGCTGTAGAAAATAAAATTTCAGGATAATCTTCTACGATTTCAGCTGACTCTTTGCTTCCACGGACGCTCGTTCCTGTAAGAATCATTTGTTCTACTCCATTGTCGAGAGCTCGGTTGATAATTTCTTCTTGCTCATTGTAAAATTGTTTATTGGTCA
Coding sequences within it:
- a CDS encoding TatD family hydrolase, which codes for MNTFIDIGINLTNKQFYNEQEEIINRALDNGVEQMILTGTSVRGSKESAEIVEDYPEILFSTAGIHPHDAKSFNNESINELRKLLKQDHVVSVGECGLDFDRDFSPRPIQEKCYRAQLELSIEINKPLFLHERAAFKRFNEITDEYLSKLPKAVVHCFTGTLEEAKTYLDKGFYLGFTGAISDTNRFKHLEEVIKYVPLDRMMIETDAPFMLPKNMPRMQNRRNEPSFLPYVAQTIAHLKKTSISEVADETTEVARNFFRI
- the deoD gene encoding purine-nucleoside phosphorylase, with amino-acid sequence MSVHISAKKGEIAKVVLQPGDPLRAKYIAENFLENARLVSQTRGIFYYTGTYKGKEISVGASGMGFPSIGIYSFELYTEYEVDTIIRIGTCGGYSSDVKLFDILNVENAASESTYAKYAWGFEEEIFSHQGNIYDIINETAEELGLKAKATNIHSSDIFYRKDPATPAIATKYNCPAVEMEAFGLFANAKHLGKNAATILTVSDIIPTKEFISADEREKALKPMIELALEAALKVI